Proteins found in one Pyrus communis chromosome 15, drPyrComm1.1, whole genome shotgun sequence genomic segment:
- the LOC137717313 gene encoding condensin complex subunit 2-like, translating into MADTRSPNLATQKQRLPMAARLQSPTSPFFLGCNDDHSERAQARAARTAAIGRKYVALNLLPAGRPRSRPRKGADPRAIRELHQTGN; encoded by the exons ATGGCCGACACTCGGAGCCCTAATCTGGCAACCCAGAAGCAGAGGCTCCCAATGGCCGCTCGTCTCCAGTCTCCAACCAGCCCCTTCTTCCTCGGCTGCAACGACGACCACAGCGAGCGTGCGCAGGCTCGCGCAGCACGCACCGCCGCGATTGGAAGGAAGTACGTTGCGCTCAATCTCCTGCCAGCAGGGAGACCCCGATCCCGGCCTCGGAAAGGCGCAGATCCTCGAGCTATTCGAGAATTGCATCAAACTG GAAATTAA